The following coding sequences lie in one Spirosoma sp. KUDC1026 genomic window:
- the nfi gene encoding deoxyribonuclease V (cleaves DNA at apurinic or apyrimidinic sites) produces MAHYQALHDWNVSPAEAVALQQQLRTQIRIEPLTKTPETIAGCDISFNKFEETVYAGIVVLRLDTLETIAESGVVSTAPFPYIPGLLSFREIPALLEAWQKLTVEPDVVMFDGHGTAHPRRIGIASHGGLFLNRPAFGCGKSVLVGKYDEPAPERGSWSPMRHYGEVVGAALRTKNNVNPVYVSPGHLIDLETAIALTLQCNGGYRIPEPTRRAHNLVNALRRGEKEANQ; encoded by the coding sequence ATGGCGCACTATCAGGCGCTTCACGACTGGAATGTATCGCCGGCCGAAGCGGTAGCGTTGCAGCAGCAACTCCGCACGCAGATACGGATTGAACCGCTGACGAAAACACCCGAAACGATTGCGGGCTGCGATATTTCCTTCAACAAATTCGAAGAAACGGTCTACGCGGGTATCGTCGTGCTGCGGCTCGATACATTGGAAACTATTGCCGAGTCGGGTGTTGTCAGCACCGCGCCGTTTCCTTACATTCCGGGTCTGCTTTCTTTCCGTGAAATTCCGGCCCTGCTTGAAGCCTGGCAAAAACTAACCGTCGAACCCGATGTGGTCATGTTCGACGGCCACGGTACGGCCCACCCCCGCCGGATTGGCATCGCTTCCCACGGCGGCCTGTTTTTGAACCGACCTGCGTTTGGCTGCGGCAAGTCGGTGCTGGTGGGTAAATACGACGAGCCAGCGCCGGAACGTGGTAGTTGGTCGCCCATGCGGCACTACGGCGAGGTCGTCGGCGCTGCGTTGCGGACTAAGAACAACGTAAACCCCGTCTACGTATCGCCCGGCCACCTGATTGATCTGGAAACCGCCATCGCCCTGACGCTACAATGCAACGGCGGCTACCGCATTCCTGAACCAACCCGCCGGGCGCACAACCTAGTCAACGCACTACGTCGGGGAGAGAAAGAGGCTAATCAGTAA
- a CDS encoding MlaD family protein, translating to MKISQEVKVGLLAVVTLLMLYFGFNFLKGTDFFSSSHKYKVIYSTIDGLTTSNPVRINGLAVGKVDRIDILQDQGNKLLVTLDINKDIRITRGTRAVLADDGLLGGKAIRLGINPRGQELESGDTLVSAKESALSALIREKTLPVLNNVDSLTYQLNRIVAQFDQTGVTLNQTLRSANAGLKTLDLTIDENRAGLRTTLANVNKLSASLIETQQQLKPILAKADTFADSLQALQLKQTLGSVNKTVDNLQQLLANINKGQGSLGKLTSDDLLYLNVNRTTASLERLLTDLRENPKRYVHFSLFGKKDKTPPPPVTRVPTLPVSTTVTTVTTYDADTTQQR from the coding sequence ATGAAAATTTCTCAGGAAGTAAAAGTTGGTTTATTGGCCGTTGTTACGTTGCTGATGCTCTACTTCGGATTCAACTTTCTGAAGGGAACCGACTTCTTCTCTTCGTCTCACAAGTACAAAGTTATTTATAGTACCATCGACGGCCTGACAACGTCTAATCCGGTACGGATCAACGGGCTGGCGGTCGGTAAGGTTGACCGGATCGACATTCTGCAGGATCAGGGAAACAAACTGCTGGTCACCCTGGACATCAACAAAGATATTCGCATTACACGGGGCACCCGGGCAGTACTGGCTGATGACGGACTGCTGGGGGGCAAGGCGATCCGGCTGGGTATCAATCCCCGGGGGCAGGAACTGGAAAGCGGTGATACACTGGTTTCGGCTAAAGAATCGGCACTGTCGGCCCTGATCCGGGAAAAAACGCTGCCGGTATTGAACAATGTAGATTCGCTGACTTACCAGCTCAACAGAATTGTCGCCCAGTTCGATCAGACGGGTGTTACGTTAAACCAAACGCTACGTAGCGCCAACGCCGGACTGAAAACGCTGGATCTGACTATTGATGAAAATCGTGCTGGCCTGCGTACCACGCTGGCGAACGTAAACAAACTGTCGGCATCATTGATTGAGACGCAACAACAGTTGAAGCCAATCCTGGCCAAGGCTGATACGTTTGCCGATTCGCTCCAGGCGCTTCAACTGAAGCAGACGCTGGGCAGTGTGAATAAAACGGTGGATAACCTGCAGCAACTGCTGGCCAACATCAACAAAGGACAGGGTTCGCTGGGCAAACTCACCTCCGACGATCTGCTCTATCTAAACGTGAACCGTACGACAGCCAGCCTGGAACGCTTACTGACCGATCTGCGCGAAAACCCAAAACGATACGTGCATTTCTCGCTATTTGGTAAGAAAGACAAGACACCACCGCCACCCGTAACCCGGGTACCGACACTCCCCGTCAGTACGACAGTGACAACCGTCACAACCTATGATGCTGATACGACCCAGCAGCGCTAG
- a CDS encoding sugar phosphate isomerase/epimerase family protein has product MTTRFSRRQALTALGSLLGASAISTLPASTVAAAPTAPAPFTLCLNMSTIRGHKLGLVKELETAAKAGFPAVEIWIDSLQEYLKNGGTTAELKKRLTDLNVRVENAIGFAPWIVEDDSARRKGVDQLRQEMELLAQIGCKRIATPPIGAQAPDASIVELPKVAERYRQILELSDQTGVVPQLELWGFSKNLNKLSEVMYVAIESGHPSARLLLDVYHLYKGGSSLASLPLVGKPAIEIFHVNDYLANMPRQTITDADRVFPGDGVAPIKDILKQIKRTDRPVILSLEVFNKTYYAQDAQTIANTAITKMKAMIAGV; this is encoded by the coding sequence ATGACTACACGCTTCTCCCGTCGGCAGGCGCTGACTGCTTTAGGTTCCTTACTGGGTGCTTCAGCCATTTCTACCTTACCCGCATCAACCGTTGCCGCTGCTCCGACAGCACCCGCGCCGTTCACGCTCTGCCTGAACATGAGTACTATCCGGGGGCACAAACTCGGTTTGGTGAAGGAACTGGAGACAGCCGCCAAAGCGGGTTTCCCGGCCGTCGAGATCTGGATTGATTCGTTGCAGGAATACCTGAAAAACGGCGGCACAACGGCGGAACTGAAAAAACGGCTGACCGATCTGAACGTTCGGGTAGAGAACGCCATCGGCTTTGCCCCTTGGATTGTGGAGGATGACAGTGCCCGTCGGAAAGGCGTCGATCAGCTCAGGCAGGAAATGGAGCTACTGGCGCAGATTGGTTGTAAACGTATTGCAACGCCCCCCATTGGCGCCCAAGCCCCTGATGCGTCCATTGTCGAGTTGCCAAAAGTGGCCGAACGCTATCGCCAGATTCTGGAACTAAGCGATCAGACGGGCGTTGTGCCGCAGCTTGAACTCTGGGGTTTTTCCAAAAACCTGAACAAGCTGAGCGAGGTCATGTACGTAGCCATCGAAAGCGGCCACCCCTCCGCCCGGCTTCTGCTCGATGTGTATCACCTCTATAAAGGCGGCTCCAGCCTGGCGAGTCTGCCGCTGGTGGGCAAACCCGCCATTGAGATTTTCCACGTTAACGATTATCTCGCCAACATGCCCCGACAAACCATTACCGATGCAGATCGGGTCTTTCCGGGCGATGGAGTTGCGCCTATCAAGGATATTCTGAAGCAGATCAAACGTACCGATCGGCCCGTCATTCTTTCGCTGGAAGTGTTCAACAAAACGTATTACGCGCAGGACGCTCAGACGATTGCAAACACGGCCATTACAAAGATGAAGGCAATGATCGCCGGCGTTTAA
- a CDS encoding N-acetylmuramoyl-L-alanine amidase: MTTLLLVTIPLLALTVIPGPDALIQDTVRRSEAEATETSSPTQLRTVVIDAGHGGKDPGCVGRRTRESWVVLKLALQLGRKIKQEMPKVRVIYTRSSDHFVELAERSAIANRNRADLFISLHCNASPSSSRVYGTETYTMGLHKTEGNLDVAKRENAVILKEDNYQQTYKGFNPNSPLAHIMLANYQHAFMGSSINFAEKVERSFRRNAERTSRGVKQAGFLVLWRTTMPSVLIETGYLTNPTEEAFLMTQEGQEQITNAIYKAFEQYKEEIDSAG, encoded by the coding sequence ATGACAACCCTGTTGCTGGTGACAATTCCATTGCTGGCACTGACGGTTATTCCCGGTCCGGATGCCCTGATTCAGGATACGGTGCGTCGGTCAGAAGCCGAGGCTACCGAGACCAGCTCGCCTACGCAACTACGTACCGTCGTGATCGATGCGGGGCATGGCGGCAAAGATCCGGGCTGCGTAGGGCGCCGGACGCGGGAATCCTGGGTCGTGCTTAAACTGGCGCTTCAACTGGGTCGTAAGATCAAGCAGGAAATGCCGAAGGTCCGCGTTATCTATACCCGCTCCTCCGATCACTTTGTCGAGCTGGCCGAGCGCTCGGCAATTGCCAACAGAAATCGGGCCGATCTGTTTATCTCGCTGCATTGTAACGCTAGCCCAAGCTCCAGTCGTGTGTATGGTACCGAAACCTACACCATGGGTCTGCACAAAACGGAAGGGAACCTGGACGTAGCGAAACGCGAAAATGCCGTAATTCTGAAAGAGGACAACTATCAGCAGACGTATAAAGGCTTTAACCCGAACTCACCACTGGCGCATATTATGCTGGCTAATTATCAGCACGCGTTTATGGGTAGCAGCATAAACTTCGCTGAGAAAGTAGAACGGAGTTTCCGCCGGAATGCCGAGCGTACCAGCCGGGGTGTAAAACAGGCGGGGTTTCTGGTTCTCTGGCGCACAACTATGCCCAGCGTGCTGATCGAAACGGGTTACCTGACAAACCCGACCGAGGAAGCGTTCCTGATGACACAGGAGGGGCAGGAACAAATCACGAATGCCATCTACAAGGCGTTCGAGCAATACAAAGAAGAAATTGACAGTGCTGGCTGA
- the gltX gene encoding glutamate--tRNA ligase gives MSQPVRVRFAPSPTGPLHIGGVRTALYNYLFARKMGGQMLLRIEDTDQNRFVPGAEDYILEALKWVGITIDEGQGTGGPHAPYRQSERKDIYRQEAERLVSEGKAYYAFDTAEELDAMRKRLEEANAPAAQYNSITRMQMRNSLTMSSEDVKARMDAGDPYVIRLKTPRKEEVRLNDLIRGWVNVHSSAIDDKVLLKSDGLPTYHLANIVDDHLMGITHVIRGEEWLPSAPLHVLLYRYLGWEDTMPQFAHLPLLLKPEGNGKLSKRDADLGGFPVFPLEWKDPFTGNVARGFREDGYLPEATVNFLALLGWNPGTEQELFTMDELIASFDISQVHKAGARFDIQKAQWFNHQYIREQPDATLAPAVQQQAEAAGFACSLEKAEKITALLKGRVNFAHEIFGEAATIFYAPTAYDETVVAAKWNADAVKAVTAFHDALQSFEDSFIADDIKHLLSDTMQQAGIKQGKIMQALRVALTGLGAGPDLMLTMEIIGKDETISRLNKALNTLKTPTN, from the coding sequence ATGTCCCAACCTGTTCGTGTCCGGTTTGCGCCTAGTCCAACCGGGCCGCTGCACATTGGCGGAGTACGTACCGCCCTATACAATTACCTGTTCGCCCGGAAGATGGGTGGTCAGATGCTGCTACGTATTGAAGATACGGATCAGAACCGCTTCGTGCCCGGTGCCGAAGATTATATCCTGGAAGCCCTGAAATGGGTGGGCATTACCATCGACGAAGGACAGGGAACCGGTGGCCCCCATGCGCCGTACCGCCAGTCCGAACGTAAAGACATTTACCGTCAGGAAGCTGAGCGGCTCGTGTCGGAAGGGAAAGCCTATTACGCCTTCGATACGGCCGAGGAACTGGATGCCATGCGGAAGCGGCTTGAAGAAGCGAATGCGCCCGCTGCGCAGTATAACTCCATTACGCGGATGCAGATGCGCAACTCACTGACGATGTCATCAGAGGACGTAAAAGCGCGCATGGATGCCGGTGATCCCTACGTTATCCGCCTGAAAACGCCCCGCAAGGAAGAAGTTCGGCTGAACGACCTTATTCGCGGTTGGGTGAATGTGCATTCATCAGCCATTGACGACAAGGTCCTGCTCAAATCAGACGGGTTGCCTACGTATCACCTGGCCAACATTGTGGACGACCACCTGATGGGCATTACCCATGTAATTCGGGGCGAAGAATGGTTACCGTCGGCCCCCTTGCACGTACTGCTATATCGCTACCTGGGTTGGGAAGATACCATGCCGCAGTTTGCTCACCTGCCCCTGTTGTTAAAGCCAGAAGGCAACGGTAAACTTAGCAAACGCGACGCCGATCTGGGCGGTTTCCCAGTGTTTCCGCTGGAGTGGAAAGATCCCTTTACGGGCAACGTAGCACGCGGCTTCCGCGAGGACGGTTACCTACCCGAAGCTACGGTTAATTTCCTGGCTTTGCTGGGCTGGAACCCCGGTACTGAACAGGAGTTATTCACGATGGACGAACTGATCGCCAGTTTCGACATCAGCCAGGTGCACAAAGCTGGTGCGCGCTTTGATATTCAGAAAGCACAGTGGTTCAACCACCAGTATATCCGTGAACAGCCGGATGCTACGTTAGCGCCCGCCGTTCAGCAGCAGGCCGAAGCCGCAGGGTTTGCCTGCTCGCTGGAGAAAGCCGAGAAAATTACCGCCCTGCTGAAAGGACGTGTCAACTTCGCCCACGAAATTTTCGGCGAAGCGGCTACCATCTTCTACGCCCCAACGGCCTACGATGAAACCGTAGTAGCCGCCAAGTGGAATGCAGATGCCGTTAAAGCCGTCACTGCTTTCCACGATGCCCTACAATCGTTTGAGGATAGCTTTATAGCCGATGACATTAAACATCTATTGTCGGATACGATGCAGCAGGCGGGTATCAAACAAGGCAAAATCATGCAGGCCCTGCGTGTAGCCCTGACGGGGCTTGGTGCAGGGCCAGACCTGATGCTAACCATGGAAATCATTGGCAAAGACGAAACCATCAGTCGCTTGAATAAGGCACTCAATACGCTAAAAACGCCGACTAACTAG
- a CDS encoding App1 family protein produces the protein MTTWKDFLVNTSAEAEQQFDRLKNRLFGRLDKNKPYRIVYYRGFGSPTAVWLKGRVLRERDLSTPSDNDTFWQNLLATYQRFESDEVPGVTVRVEAFDQSHTTVTDEEGYFEVTINPPNDLPPGRAWFPVRYSLEGITQPTTGEPVFKDGHLMVSPTYSQFGIISDIDDTVLVTGATSLLQTARLTFLGNAYTRLPFAGVAAFYRALQSGPVTTLFNPLYFVSSSPWNLYDLLIDFFRIQGIPKGPILLRDLGFDPSLLSSQSHHTHKLAMIRKVLDVNPQLPFVLIGDSGQQDPEIYAQVVRDNPGRIKAIYIRDVSTEDRRDEAVRELIQTTSAFDVPMLLVADTVEAAEHAATLGLIDPDTIPEIRADRQADKE, from the coding sequence ATGACTACCTGGAAGGATTTTTTGGTTAACACATCGGCGGAGGCCGAACAGCAGTTTGATCGGCTTAAGAACAGATTATTTGGCCGACTTGATAAAAACAAACCGTATCGAATTGTCTATTACCGCGGATTTGGTAGCCCCACAGCTGTCTGGCTTAAAGGCCGGGTGCTGCGCGAACGGGATCTGAGTACGCCTTCCGATAACGATACGTTCTGGCAGAATCTATTGGCAACGTACCAGCGGTTCGAGAGTGACGAAGTACCTGGTGTTACGGTTCGAGTCGAGGCATTTGACCAGTCGCACACGACGGTAACTGATGAAGAAGGCTATTTTGAGGTAACCATCAACCCGCCCAATGACCTGCCGCCCGGCCGGGCCTGGTTTCCAGTGCGGTACTCGCTGGAGGGTATAACCCAGCCGACAACTGGCGAGCCTGTTTTTAAAGACGGCCACCTGATGGTCTCGCCAACCTACAGTCAGTTTGGTATCATCTCGGATATTGACGACACGGTGCTGGTAACGGGGGCAACAAGTCTGCTGCAAACGGCCCGGCTGACGTTCCTGGGAAATGCGTACACCCGGTTGCCTTTTGCGGGCGTAGCGGCTTTCTATCGGGCGTTGCAGAGCGGACCGGTCACTACGTTGTTCAACCCACTGTATTTCGTGTCGAGCAGCCCATGGAATCTGTACGATCTGCTGATCGATTTTTTCCGGATTCAGGGTATTCCGAAAGGACCTATTTTGCTGCGCGATCTGGGTTTTGATCCGTCGCTGCTTTCGTCGCAGTCGCATCATACGCACAAGCTGGCAATGATCCGGAAAGTGCTGGACGTGAACCCGCAGCTGCCCTTCGTGCTCATTGGCGATAGTGGGCAGCAGGATCCAGAAATTTACGCGCAGGTCGTGCGCGACAACCCCGGTCGCATCAAAGCCATTTATATCCGCGACGTATCGACCGAAGACCGGCGCGACGAAGCCGTGCGGGAGTTGATCCAAACGACCAGTGCCTTCGACGTACCTATGCTGCTGGTGGCCGATACGGTTGAAGCGGCCGAACACGCGGCAACTCTTGGCCTGATCGATCCCGACACCATCCCCGAAATCCGGGCCGACCGGCAGGCGGATAAGGAATAG
- a CDS encoding TIGR00266 family protein codes for MYSHEIDYKIIGEDIQIVEVELDPNETVVAEAGAMLYMEDGIQFETKMGDGSQPDQGFMGKIFQAGSRLITGESLFMTHFTNRGYGKRKVAFSAPYPGTIMPINLANVYGNTLIVQKDAFLCAALGTKLSIQFNQRLGSGFFGGEGFILQKVQGDGMAFVHAGGVVIERTLNNEMLRVDTGCVVGFEPSINFDIQRAGGLRSMVFGGEGLFLATLRGSGKVWIQSMPISKLVQRLSPTGGQAHKEGGSVLGQLGNLFED; via the coding sequence ATGTACTCCCACGAGATCGATTACAAAATTATTGGTGAAGACATTCAGATTGTTGAGGTCGAACTAGACCCCAACGAGACCGTAGTTGCCGAAGCTGGTGCCATGCTCTACATGGAAGATGGCATCCAGTTTGAAACCAAAATGGGCGACGGCTCCCAGCCCGATCAGGGGTTTATGGGTAAGATTTTCCAGGCGGGTTCCCGGCTGATTACAGGCGAGTCGCTCTTTATGACCCACTTCACCAACCGGGGTTATGGCAAACGGAAGGTAGCGTTCTCAGCTCCCTACCCAGGCACGATCATGCCGATTAACCTGGCAAACGTGTACGGAAATACGCTGATCGTGCAGAAAGATGCGTTTCTGTGTGCGGCATTGGGTACTAAACTGAGCATTCAGTTTAACCAGCGGCTGGGATCCGGTTTCTTCGGGGGCGAAGGCTTCATCCTGCAGAAAGTACAGGGCGACGGCATGGCCTTTGTTCATGCTGGGGGCGTCGTGATTGAACGTACGCTCAACAACGAGATGCTACGTGTCGATACAGGCTGCGTGGTCGGTTTTGAGCCTAGTATTAATTTTGATATTCAACGGGCTGGTGGCCTGCGCAGCATGGTATTTGGTGGCGAGGGTTTATTCCTTGCTACGTTGCGGGGCAGCGGTAAAGTCTGGATTCAGTCGATGCCGATCTCAAAACTGGTACAGCGGCTCTCGCCTACCGGTGGTCAGGCCCATAAAGAAGGAGGTTCGGTATTGGGTCAGCTAGGTAATCTCTTTGAGGATTAA
- a CDS encoding Rid family detoxifying hydrolase, which produces MSKQIVFTEKAPAAIGPYSQAVKVTIASPASMLFVSGQIALDAAATGNIQAETQQVMENIGEILKAAGLNYSNIVKASIFVKDMNNFAAINEVYGRFFLSEPPARETVEVARLPKDVNVEISVIAI; this is translated from the coding sequence ATGAGCAAGCAAATTGTTTTTACCGAAAAAGCCCCCGCGGCTATCGGGCCATATAGTCAGGCCGTTAAAGTAACTATCGCTTCGCCAGCGAGCATGTTGTTCGTATCGGGTCAGATTGCGCTGGATGCAGCGGCTACGGGCAACATTCAGGCCGAGACGCAGCAGGTGATGGAAAACATCGGCGAAATTCTGAAGGCAGCCGGTCTGAACTATTCAAACATCGTGAAGGCCAGCATTTTCGTGAAAGACATGAATAACTTCGCAGCCATCAACGAAGTATACGGTCGTTTCTTCCTGTCGGAGCCACCCGCCCGCGAAACGGTCGAAGTCGCCCGTCTCCCCAAAGACGTCAATGTTGAAATTTCTGTAATAGCGATCTAA
- the gldD gene encoding gliding motility lipoprotein GldD — protein MLRYSLFLLLGLTAAACGGGSSDNYVPKPKGYPRIDLPPQEYKQLEPTHPYTFEYNKAARILPDSFARSEPDWIFINYPAYHASVQLTYKPVKNDINRLRAMLEDSYKLASRHQIRATAIEQRKIRLKSGLEASIIDLAGEVPSQVQFVTTDSTKHFLRGALYFNTATENDSLQPVIDYIRKDIIHMLNTLKWRN, from the coding sequence GTGCTACGTTATTCACTTTTCCTGTTGCTTGGCCTTACAGCAGCTGCCTGCGGTGGCGGCTCGTCGGACAACTACGTCCCGAAACCGAAAGGATATCCCCGCATTGACCTACCTCCCCAGGAATACAAACAACTTGAGCCAACGCATCCGTATACTTTTGAATACAACAAAGCGGCCCGAATTCTGCCCGATAGTTTCGCCCGCTCGGAACCCGATTGGATTTTCATCAATTACCCCGCCTATCACGCCAGCGTTCAGTTGACGTACAAGCCGGTAAAAAACGACATCAACCGGCTGCGGGCTATGCTGGAAGATTCGTATAAGCTCGCATCCCGGCACCAAATCCGGGCTACGGCGATTGAGCAGCGGAAGATCCGGCTAAAGTCGGGGCTGGAAGCTAGCATTATTGATCTGGCGGGAGAGGTTCCCAGCCAGGTTCAGTTCGTTACGACTGATTCGACAAAGCACTTTCTGCGCGGGGCCCTGTATTTCAATACGGCTACGGAAAACGACTCCCTGCAGCCCGTTATTGATTACATTCGCAAGGACATTATCCACATGCTGAATACATTGAAATGGCGGAATTGA